CATTCTTGACACAACGGAGAGTCCTGCAGCAAGACTGATGGGATTTGGAGCAAACGTCGACCCGTGATCTCCCAGGGCAAATGGCGATAATCCTCTAAAAACAACCGCTCCCAGCGGCAGGCCCCCGCCAACCGCTTTCCCCAGTATAACCATGTCAGGTTCAATTTCGTAATTGTGATAACCGAAGTATTCACCGGTCCTGCACAGACCGCTCTGAATCTCATCGGCAACTACGAGAAAGCCCTTGTCTCTTCTGAGCCCTTCTATAGTTCGAACAAGATCGGCAGGATAAGGCAAGACTCCGCTGTTGCCCTGTATCGTCTCTACGAAAACGGCAGCGATTTCTTCTTCTCTCACTGCCCTTTCGAAATCTTCCACTCGTTTGGGCAGAAAGAGGACATCTTGAAGGAGGGGTTCGAAGGGTTTGCGGAGTTTCTCACTGTGTGTAAGAGAAAGAGCACCCATGGTTCTGCCGTGGAAATTGCCTTCGAATGAGACAAGTTTCCCACTCCTGAGTTTTCTCACGGCCTTGATTGCAGCTTCTGTAGCCTCCGTACCGGAGTTTGAGAAGTAAACTTCACCTTTAGAGCATGAGAAATGAAGGAGTTTTTCACTTAGAGAAATGGCATCCTCATCGATAAAGTAGTTCGAAGTGTGGGAGAAGCGCTTGATCTTCGAGGTAACAGCTTCTACTGTTGCAACATCTGAGTGGCCAAAAGCAAGGACCCCAATTCCGGCGAATGTATCCAGGAACTCTCCCTGCTCTGTTTTTATGTTTATTCCATGTGCACTGACAATTCTAAGAGGAAAAGGTGAATAAACTCTCGAAATCATGCTCATCAACTCACAATTCGAACTCATCGAGCAGAGCCTTCAAGGCTGTGCTTGCCTGAGATTTGGGAACGAGAACGGAAATCTTGATCTCTGAAGTAGTCGTGGCAATGATTTTTACTCCTGCTTTCCCCAGTGCAAGGAAAAAACGGGCAGCCACACCGGAGCTAGACCTCATCCCGACGCCCACTGTCGATATCTTCGCTACATCTTCATCTATTGCAAGTTCCCAGTTATCCACATCGACCAGCACATTCTCGATAGTCCTCTTTA
The Mesotoga sp. BH458_6_3_2_1 DNA segment above includes these coding regions:
- a CDS encoding aspartate aminotransferase family protein, with the protein product MISRVYSPFPLRIVSAHGINIKTEQGEFLDTFAGIGVLAFGHSDVATVEAVTSKIKRFSHTSNYFIDEDAISLSEKLLHFSCSKGEVYFSNSGTEATEAAIKAVRKLRSGKLVSFEGNFHGRTMGALSLTHSEKLRKPFEPLLQDVLFLPKRVEDFERAVREEEIAAVFVETIQGNSGVLPYPADLVRTIEGLRRDKGFLVVADEIQSGLCRTGEYFGYHNYEIEPDMVILGKAVGGGLPLGAVVFRGLSPFALGDHGSTFAPNPISLAAGLSVVSRMNYDLLESVRICGAQLMENLKRLPWVKEVSGMGLMIGVSTEDPDKVKSLAFERRVLLNVTGGRIRFLPALNITIEEINEITERLDFGG